One stretch of Amycolatopsis tolypomycina DNA includes these proteins:
- a CDS encoding sensor histidine kinase, with product MRHGRSTAKRAGGGGFLARLGIRGKLNLLLLPPLVAVVLVSVPFVLTQANSAGAAAESAAVARHAQQLGGLMWQLQRERLLTAAFVATPSASPDQMVQQQKVVDRAVADVRGSLGDDAPDELSAALTRIGSLAELRQNAARRGVALDSVARTYNAVIDAVIDSLRLVPQLTSDAEGARELTALDALLRANEENSLRAMALIVTAVSPEAGRPILDDATQQAPIFIDRFVKQGDDGDDAERSAQVVRIEQSDAGRRVDELAAEVDKPRDAAATTQYVADVFAAADAHAGQRKLVQEKAINEIADSATARADSATQLAWTVGLGAGALFLLVAFLAVAVSRSIAGPLRQLTTAATSVADLAGTELVRVTDTEEAEEQIPRLATIDVVSEDELGKLAAAFNRVQTTAAELVERQALTRRNTSLMFANVAKRTQNLVGRQLALIDEVERNEQDTRLLASLYRLDHLSTRLRRNADNLLVVSGTRDETRIAGPIELSTALRSALAEIEDYQRVKLGVVAEILLSSALGADLVLVFAELLENATSFSPPGSMVEVDTMMLADGACLVSIVDHGIGMTAEKLAEENLRLVERERLELAPTSVLGLFVVGRLARRHQLGVELLATPTTGGVTARLTIPAALFTHRTALRPKTEQAPAIPAQAAPPMASSPRHAAPATPLPSSNVDAFRPPAPEPAGDRPAELPAPAIPALLGNGNGFRWFRELEPVWPDAEPDATPAEAPEPAVAVAAAAAPESRGGLRRRVRGAQLPSPGTSAPAADTKPRHDPEATKAAMDGFASAFAKASEAGAPPAPAFPKAAEVTALTAEPPPAPPTVVTAPVSPLPVRVPVDAPPVATAPFTAAAQSRDGLMRRVPGAQLAPGLRKQTAGRPLARAVVNRTKRDPAAERAAFDAFSAGLAKAEDMTADSPPQGVVAGRVMERGEESRK from the coding sequence ATGAGACACGGCAGGTCGACCGCGAAACGGGCCGGCGGCGGGGGATTTCTCGCCCGGCTCGGTATTCGCGGCAAGCTGAACCTGCTGCTCCTGCCCCCGCTGGTCGCGGTGGTGCTGGTGTCGGTGCCGTTCGTGCTGACGCAGGCGAACAGCGCCGGTGCGGCGGCGGAGTCGGCCGCCGTGGCGCGGCACGCCCAGCAGCTCGGCGGGCTGATGTGGCAGCTGCAGCGCGAGCGGCTGCTGACGGCCGCGTTCGTGGCGACGCCGTCGGCGAGCCCCGACCAGATGGTCCAGCAGCAGAAGGTGGTCGACCGGGCGGTCGCCGACGTCCGCGGTTCGCTGGGCGACGACGCCCCCGACGAGCTTTCCGCGGCGCTGACCCGGATCGGCTCGCTGGCCGAGCTCCGGCAGAACGCCGCCCGCCGCGGCGTCGCGCTCGACAGCGTCGCCCGTACCTACAACGCCGTGATCGACGCGGTGATCGACTCCCTGCGCCTGGTTCCGCAGCTCACCAGTGACGCCGAGGGCGCGCGCGAGCTGACGGCGCTGGACGCGCTGCTGCGGGCGAACGAGGAGAACTCGCTGCGCGCGATGGCCCTCATCGTGACCGCGGTGTCCCCCGAAGCCGGCCGGCCCATCCTCGACGACGCGACCCAGCAGGCGCCGATCTTCATCGACCGGTTCGTCAAGCAGGGCGACGACGGCGACGACGCCGAGCGGTCCGCCCAGGTCGTCCGGATCGAGCAGAGCGACGCCGGGCGGCGCGTCGACGAACTCGCCGCCGAGGTCGACAAGCCCCGGGACGCGGCGGCCACCACGCAGTACGTCGCGGACGTGTTCGCCGCCGCGGACGCCCACGCCGGCCAGCGGAAGCTCGTGCAGGAGAAGGCGATCAACGAGATCGCCGACTCCGCGACCGCGCGTGCCGACAGCGCGACGCAGCTGGCCTGGACGGTCGGCCTCGGCGCCGGCGCGCTGTTCCTGCTGGTCGCGTTCCTCGCCGTCGCGGTCTCCCGCTCGATCGCCGGCCCGCTGCGCCAGCTGACCACCGCGGCGACGTCGGTCGCCGACCTCGCCGGCACCGAGCTCGTCCGCGTGACCGACACCGAGGAAGCCGAGGAGCAGATCCCGCGGCTGGCCACCATCGACGTCGTCTCCGAAGACGAGCTGGGCAAGCTGGCCGCCGCGTTCAACCGGGTCCAGACCACCGCGGCCGAGCTGGTCGAACGCCAGGCGCTCACCCGGCGCAACACCAGCCTGATGTTCGCGAACGTCGCGAAGCGCACGCAGAACCTCGTCGGCCGCCAGCTGGCCCTGATCGACGAGGTCGAGCGCAACGAGCAGGACACCCGGCTGCTGGCCAGCCTGTACCGGCTCGACCACCTCTCCACCCGCCTGCGCCGGAACGCCGACAACCTGCTCGTGGTGTCCGGCACCCGCGACGAAACCCGCATCGCCGGCCCGATCGAGCTGTCGACGGCGCTGCGTTCGGCGCTCGCGGAGATCGAGGACTACCAGCGCGTCAAGCTCGGTGTCGTCGCGGAAATCCTGCTCTCGTCGGCGCTCGGTGCCGACCTGGTGCTCGTGTTCGCCGAGCTGCTGGAGAACGCGACGTCGTTCTCGCCCCCGGGCTCGATGGTCGAGGTCGACACCATGATGCTCGCCGACGGTGCCTGCCTGGTGAGCATCGTCGACCACGGCATCGGCATGACCGCCGAGAAGCTGGCCGAGGAGAACCTGCGGCTCGTCGAGCGCGAACGCCTGGAGCTCGCGCCGACCAGCGTGCTCGGCCTGTTCGTGGTCGGCCGCCTGGCGCGGCGCCACCAGCTGGGCGTCGAGCTGCTCGCGACGCCGACCACCGGCGGTGTCACCGCGCGGCTGACCATCCCGGCGGCGCTGTTCACCCACCGCACCGCACTGCGGCCGAAGACCGAGCAGGCGCCCGCGATCCCGGCGCAGGCCGCGCCGCCGATGGCGTCGTCGCCGCGGCACGCCGCGCCGGCCACCCCGCTCCCTTCGTCCAATGTGGACGCTTTCCGGCCGCCGGCGCCCGAACCGGCAGGCGACCGGCCGGCCGAACTGCCGGCGCCGGCGATCCCGGCGCTGCTCGGCAACGGCAACGGCTTCCGCTGGTTCCGCGAACTGGAACCGGTGTGGCCGGACGCCGAACCCGACGCGACGCCCGCCGAAGCGCCCGAGCCGGCGGTGGCGGTCGCGGCGGCCGCTGCTCCGGAATCCCGTGGCGGCCTGCGCCGCCGGGTCCGCGGCGCCCAGCTGCCCAGCCCGGGCACGTCCGCGCCGGCGGCCGACACCAAACCGAGGCACGACCCGGAAGCGACCAAGGCGGCGATGGACGGCTTCGCGAGCGCCTTCGCCAAAGCCTCCGAAGCCGGCGCACCGCCGGCCCCGGCCTTTCCGAAGGCCGCGGAAGTCACCGCGCTGACGGCCGAACCGCCGCCCGCACCGCCTACCGTCGTGACCGCACCCGTGTCACCTCTCCCGGTCCGCGTCCCCGTGGACGCACCACCGGTGGCCACCGCCCCGTTCACGGCCGCCGCGCAGTCGCGCGACGGCCTGATGCGCCGTGTCCCCGGTGCCCAGCTCGCCCCGGGCCTGCGCAAGCAGACCGCGGGGCGGCCGCTCGCCCGCGCCGTCGTCAACCGCACCAAGCGGGACCCGGCGGCCGAACGAGCGGCGTTCGACGCGTTCTCCGCCGGCCTCGCGAAGGCGGAGGACATGACGGCAGACAGCCCGCCCCAAGGCGTGGTCGCCGGTCGTGTGATGGAACGAGGAGAAGAGAGCAGGAAATGA